From Candidatus Protochlamydia phocaeensis:
TAATGGGAAGAAGTTCAGTAAGGTAATTATTTGGTTTATGAAAAGAAATTGAAATATTTCAAGTGCTCTAACTCGGATAAATTTCTCTGAGTTTTAATGAAAGCTTTCAGCTATGCAAGTGCAAGTGTGCAACGGTTGGTCTGTTCCCGAAAATCTGGACCATTTTAAATGAGAAAAATTTTATGAATAAAGACATTTAAAATGGGAGATTGATATGAAAAAAAAGTAAGTTTACAGATGAGCAAATTGCATTTGCCTTGAAACAAGCAGAAATGGGAACAGCCGTTTCTGAGATCTGTCGCAAGATGGGAATAGCGGAAGCCACATTTTATAAATGGAAAAGCAAATTTGGTGGATTGATGCCATCAGAAGTAAGACGGCTTAAACAGCTTGAAGAAGAAAACAGCCGTCTGAAAAGGCTGGTGGCGGATCTGACTTTAGATCGCCAGATTTTACAGGATGTTCTTTCAAAAAAGCTTTAAAGCCTGCTCGTCAGCGAGTTTTAGTCAGGCAAATTTGCTATAACTATAAACTAAGCGAAAGGAAGGCTTGCAAGGTTTTAAAGATTCATCGGTCTTCCTTTTACTATAAATCAGTTGCGCGAGACCAGGCTGTTTTGACGCTAAAAATTAAAGAAATTGCTTCAATACGAGTGAGATATGGCTACAGGCGTATTCATACGCTATTGCAAAGAGAGGGATGGAAGATCAATCATAAGCGGGTTTATAGATTATACAAAAATGAGGAATAAGATTCCCAAAAGAAGGGTCAGTCTTAAGACTCGTCTATTGCCGAACTTGGCAAGCTGCAAAAATGAGTGTTGGAGCATGGATTTTGTAGCCGATGAGCTATTTGATTTATGGCCAA
This genomic window contains:
- a CDS encoding IS3 family transposase, coding for MHRSSFYYKSVARDQAVLTLKIKEIASIRVRYGYRRIHTLLQREGWKINHKRVYRLYKNEE